The Kribbella jejuensis genome segment CGTCGAGCGGCGCGCCGGGGGTCCGGCCGTGCTCGACGTACCACTCCCGGCCCAGCATCGCGCGGAACAGCCAGCGGGGGAGCTTGAGGAGTAGCGAGAGCGTCCGCGCGCCCTCGTCGGAGCTCGCCTGGCTGGCATGCGCCTCGAACGACGCCCGCTTCTGGGCGGCGTACCGCCGTACGTCGATCCGATGCGTGATCGCGGAGCGGGGGGAGTAGGCATCGTCGTACGACGCCGCAGTGACCGCGGGCAGTACGCCAGGGATCGCCTCCACGATCCGGATCAGCCGGCGGATCAGCTGCCGGTCGATCGTTGCCTCCAGCACCAATGGCGTACCGGCCCGGGCGGCGGCGTAGGTGCCGGCGGTGTGGACCTGCCGGTGGTCCGGATGCCCGTACCCACCGGCCGGGTCGTAGACGGTCAGCGCGTCGGCCTGTTCCTCGGTCAAGAGATCGATCAGCGGCTGCGCGGCCTCCTCGACCGGAAGCGTACTGAATCCGCCCTCGGCCGGCGGGCCGGACGAACCCGAGTCCTTGAACCCGAACCGCACCACCCGCGCACAGCCGAGCGCCGCCGCGGACTGCTCCAGTTCGTCCCTCCGGACCGCGGCCAGCCCCGGACCGGACCGGTACGGCGAAGCGGCCGCCCCCGCCTCGCCGTCCGTGGCGACCGCGAGCACGACACGATGTCCCTCCGCGGCGAGCCGTGCCAGAGTGCCGCCCATCAGCAAGGCCTCGTCGTCCGGGTGCGCGTGGAACGCCACCAGGGTGTAGGACCCCGCCATCTGACGAGGATCGCAC includes the following:
- a CDS encoding PIG-L deacetylase family protein, yielding MAGSYTLVAFHAHPDDEALLMGGTLARLAAEGHRVVLAVATDGEAGAAASPYRSGPGLAAVRRDELEQSAAALGCARVVRFGFKDSGSSGPPAEGGFSTLPVEEAAQPLIDLLTEEQADALTVYDPAGGYGHPDHRQVHTAGTYAAARAGTPLVLEATIDRQLIRRLIRIVEAIPGVLPAVTAASYDDAYSPRSAITHRIDVRRYAAQKRASFEAHASQASSDEGARTLSLLLKLPRWLFRAMLGREWYVEHGRTPGAPLDDLFATLRSGS